The DNA region TCACTAGTTATCGCTTAAAACTTGTAGGAGAAAGGAGAGACAAACCATCATGAGAGAAAACAAACTGTTTGCCCAAATAACAATAGCACTACTGACAATAGCCATTTTCACTGCGTTGCCATTGGTGAAAGCACCCTCCATAGTTTCAGTTGGAGACGTTGAAGCCATCCCATTGCCTCCAGACCTTACAATGAACCAAGCATACCCTCCAGGTCAGACATTCACTGATTTTGTGGGCGGAATGGTTGCCTTTGATCAAGATATGATTGACATAGACCAGCTTGCTCACCCGAACAGCAAATGGTATGGCAGAGGCGTTGTGGTCGCGGTTTTGGACACAGGCATGTTGCCCATTTGGAACTACTTCTTCCCAAGAAACCGCATAGTCACTGAACTCGGCATAGGATTTGTGCAAGACCTTGACACGGGCGTTATCACAACGGTTCCATGGGACGACGCCGTCAGCGGACACGGAACCCATGTAGCAAGCACTATAATTGGTTACAACTACCGCGGAATGCCAGTCACAGGGGTAGCGCCGTTAGCCAAGATAATACCCGTCAAAGTCCTGTCATTCTACGACTACACTCGCCAGACAGCTTGGGGCACATCTGGGATGGTTGCCGCAGGCATCGACTACGTCACATCATTAGTCACTTCAGGCATGTTTGAGCCCGGAAAAGTCATAATTAACATGAGCCTTGGCGCAAGTGCACCGTCATCTGACATCGAAACCTCCATCAACAATGCAATCGCCGCCGGAGTGATCGTGGTTGCATCTGCAGGCAACCGAGGAGCTTCTGGCATGGGTTGGCCAGGCGGATTCCCCCAAGTGATCTCCGCGGCTTCATCTGCTTGGACCGGACAATGGTGGCCTATAGTAGGCGGCAGAGAAAACCGGGCATTCTGGGTCAACGACGTACCTGAAGATCTAATGACACCCGCACCAGCCTCAATCCTCTATGGCACATGGGCAGGCACCCAAGCATACATGTCCTCATTCAGCAGTCGTGCGCTTGCAGGACAAGATTTGGACGTAGCCGCGTCGGGCGGCTGGGTTGTTGGACCATATTGGACACCCGCATGGGGACCCTTGCCGTCAGACCCGAGCCTAGCATACGCCTACGTAAGCGGAACCAGCATGTCATCACCACACGTTGCAGGCGCAGCAGCACTGCTAGCTGAGAAAAAGGGCGCAAAACTCACACAAAGCCAAATGGAAGCCGTCCTAGAAAGCACAGCTTGGAAAGCTCCAGTAACATTCGCTAACAGCGCCGGATTCCCACCCGCAACAATGCCATACATGGCTATATTCGTCAGCGTCGGACCAACAGGCTACTACTGGACACAATGGGCTAACGACGCAGTTGGCAGCGGACTACTCCAAGTCGACGCTGCCGTCGCAGCAGTCGGTGGATAAGGTCAACAAGCTCGCCATATACTCTCTCCCCTTTTTTTGTTCTTGCTATGTCTTGTGCCATCTGACTGAAGGCGGACCAAGCTGCTGAAAACTGAACACTCCATAGTCAAGTACCGATCATCGTGTTGCTTGTTAATCCTGTTTCTAGTCTGTTCATTCACCGCATCTTTGCCGCTCGCATATGGTCAGTCCACAGGAACAATCAAAGGCAAAGTCAAAAACCTGAAAATTGGCACAGGTATCGAAAACGCCCAAGTGGAATGCAGTGGACCATCGCATGGATCCACAGCCACCGATGCTTATGGTAACTACACCATCACGGGATTGGCTCCAGGACCTTACACAATAGCGATTACCGCATTAGGCTACGTCCAAAAAACACATTCAACATTCATCTATCCAACCATGAATACGCCGCCGGACTTCATGCTCAACATGCTTTCAATAAGAGGCAGAGTGCATGATGCAGCATCGCCCAGCACTGGCATAGCAGAAGCGAACATAACCATCGGAGAAGAAATTCGCCTCACCAACTCAACTGGACACTACGAATGGCTCGATCTGTCAAATGGAACCTACACGCTAATGGTTTCTGCGCCGGGTTACGCGAGCCAAACCCAGCAAGTCACTGTAAGCACAGGAAACACTCAGTTAGCAGATTTCGCGTCAGCCTCTGTTCCTGCAGGACGAATTTCTGGAACAGTCACCGATGACGCCACCAGAGACCCAGTGAATCAAGCAACAGTTAGAGTACGCCGAGGCTCATGGGAAAGAGAAGCAACAACAGATCTAAATGGACAGTATTCCATAGAAAACGTTCCCGCTTGGGCTTCTTGGACTGTTGACGCCTACAAGGTTGGATATGTCGCTCAGTCCACAACAGCTTCTGTCCAGTCTGGAGCAACAACTAGTCTGAATTTCGCGCTTGTGCCCTTTGGGAGAATCACGGGAACGGTGAGAGATCAAACGACAAACCAACCCATTGATCAGGCTCTTGTAAAGGCAGACTCGGAATTTCTCAACACAACCGACGCCAATGGCTACTACACTATTTTTGCGTTAGCTGGAACTTATACTGTCACGGCTTCAGCGCCTGGATACTCCAGTAGCTCCCAAGGCAACATTAGGGTCAGAGCTGGGGGAACAGAAACGGTGAACTTCCTGCTGCAATCTGTCCCGCCAGGCAATATAGTTGGAAATGTCACAGATGCCACCACAGGCAGTCCCATAGTCGGCGCCACGGTCACAGCTGACGTTGGTTATTCCAACATCACCGATTCAGACGGTCGTTATACTCTCTCAAATTTACCTGCCTGGACTTACACTGTTAATGTCTCTGCCACAGGGTTCATAGGCGACACAATATTGAGAAGCGTACCATCCAGTGGTTCGATTACAGCTGATTTCCAGCTCGCTCCTTTCACCAGAATTCGCTTGGAACCATACGTGAACTTCGGAAATCCTGGGCAGTCATTCAATGTTAACCTAGACGTTGCAGACGCAAGATTCGTGCACAGCTGGGATGCATATCTTTGGTGGAACCCAGCTCTCTTTGACGTGTCAACTGCCAGTGAAGGAGACTTTCTTAAGGGCGAGTTTGGAAATCGGACAACACAGTTCAGTTACGAAACTTATCCAAATGAAGGTGTAATCCGCATGCGTGGTTGGTCTTCGTTGGCAACACTTGACAGCGGTGTTAGCGGCAGTGGAACTCTGGCACTTCTGACACTTCAGGTTAAGGCCAAGGGGGCGTGCACCATTGATGTCACAAACGCATTGCTGTATGATCCCGGCGCGATGCCAAGCTTCCCAAATGCAATGGAAGACGCTGTCTTCAGGACGCTGCAAGGCGATGTCAACAACGATGGGACTGTTGACAAGCCTGATCTTGATGTTGTAGTGGGCCTGTACGGTTCTAAATTCGGAGATCCCAGCTGGAACGCAAGCGCTGATGTCAACAGTGATCATGTTATTGATGTTTTTGATGAGCATCGGGTTGGCAGGGACTACGGCCAGTCAATCTAAGCTCAAGTGTGAAAAGACAAATAAGCCAACCCTCGGCATAGCTGTGCAAACTCAAGGTGAAGAAAGATGAGTGAAGATCAGAAATTTGAGAAACTCAACATGGAAATGTTCACGAAGTTCATGGAGGAAAACCCCACCTACGCCACGTTCTTGGGGCTGCATGATCCATACGACTGGCTTATGTCGGATGGAAGCAGCAAGAACATATTCAAGAGCTTAAAGATCGCCGAAGAATGGATCGGCAAAATGAAAAGGACAGTGAACTATGAAAAACTCAGCGCGGACCACAAAATCGACTGGAAAGTCATCGAGCAGATGTATGAAAAGTTCAAGTTTCAAATTTACGAGCAACGCGTTTGGGAGACAAATCCAGACGCTTTCGACGAAGTCGGCGGCGTCTTCTTCATCATGTTAACACGAAACTATGCGCCAATGGAAAAACGAGTTGATGCAATGGTGGCCAGAATGGAAAAACTCCCCAAATTCCTAGAAGAGTTCAGAACACGCTTTGATAAATCAAAACCCGTGAAACTCTGGACTGAAATTGCCATTGAGAGTTGTCAGCAGATTCCTGGCCTTTTTCAGTTTCTTGTGGCAGCAACTAAAGGTGCCATATCCGACGAGCTTCACAGCCGATTAACAAAAGCCGTGGCTGACCTTCAGAAGCCCATCAAAGATCACCAAGAGTGGTTGAACTCTCTACTGCCAAAGACACAGGCTGAATGGGCTTTGGGCAAGGAGAAGTTTGACAAATGGCTAAAACTGCGCGGCTTGGGCATGACAGCTGACGAAATCTACAAGTTGGGCACGAGGTTCCTTGAAGAACTCAAACAGGAGCGGGACAAGCTGGCAAAGCAGATTGCGCCTGGAAAAAGCGTCAAAGAAGTCATGGAAGTAATCGAAGCAAACGCGCCTAAAACCTTTGAAGAAGCTCTGAAGGCCACGAAAGTAACAATGGAGAAATCAAGAGATTTCATAATCAAGAGCGACCTTGCCACCGTTTACCCGGACGACAAGCTTCACGTTGAGGAAACCCCTGCGTTCATGGCTCCAATCATACCCTTTGCAGCGTTGATCCCGCCGGCCAAGTTTGACAAACGCCAAGAGGGAATTTACATCGTGACGCGTCCAAGGGATATCAAGAATTTGGGTAAACACTTGAACTACGCAAGCATTTCGGGCACGGCGGTGCATGAAGGCTTTCCTGGGCATTTCCTTCAAGGCGCTATGTCCAACCGAGGTTCACTGGTGCGCTTGTTTGCAGGAGGAAACGAAGTCATCGAGGGCTGGGCTCACTACTGCGAAGAGATGATGACTGAGCATGGTTTCATTAAGGGTTTGGAAAGCCGTTTCATGATGGTCAATGATGGAATTTGGCGTGCGGTAAGAATAATCGTGGATATCAAGTTGTCGCGCGGAGAGATGGCTTTCGACGAGGCAGTTGACATGCTTATGAAGGAAGCTGGTATGTCGAAGGAGGCGGCTGTGGCTGAGGTCAGACGTTATACCATGACCCCAGGATATCCGCTCTCATATCTGATTGGCAAGCATCTGATTTTGCAGTTGCGCGCGGACATCATGAAGAGAATGGGCAAGAAATTCAGTGAAAGGTTCTTCCACGACACTATGACGGCCAACGGTGAACTTCCCATCGCTTTGCTGCGGGAAGTGTTCGACATAAGGCTGGCTGAGCTGGGGATCGGATAGCTTAGCTAGCTTTCACCACTCTATTTCTTAGGGTTCCGACGTTCTCGATTTCTATCTCAACTAGGTCGCCTGATTTTAGGAACCTTGGCTTTGGCTTCATTGCGAATCCTACGCCAGCGGGCGTGCCTGTTGCTATCATATCGCATGGTTCTAGCGTCATGATGAGGCTCAGTTTGTGCACTATCTGGGTGACGCTGAAGACCATGTTGCGAGTTGATGAGTCTTGTCGCACTTCGCCGTTTACACGAGTTCGGATCCGCAGATTGTCCGGATCGCCTATCTGGTCGGCTGTGGTCACGCACGGTCCGGTTGGCGCAAAAGTGTCGCAGCCTTTTCCGCGTGTCCACTGTTTGTCCTTAAACTGGATGTCTCTCGCTGAGACGTCATTGAAGCATGTGTAGCCGAAGATGTGTTGTTTCGTGTCTTTGAGGCTGATGTTTTTGCCCCTCTTGCCAATGATTATCGCAAGTTCTCCCTCATAGTCCAACTTCTCCACGAAGTTTGGCTTAACTATGGTGTCGTTTGGTCCGATGATTGCAGTTCGAGGTTTCATGAAGATGACCAAGTCGTCAGGGAGAGCTGCATTTTGTTCCGCAATGTGATCTCGATAGTTTAAGCCGAGACAGACTATTTTAGGTGGAGTCACAAAAGGCGCGAGCAGTCTTGCTCTGTCTAAGCCCAGAGTTGCCTTTCTCTTGTTCTGCCCACTGGCTTCACGTATAAGATGCTCAACATCAGCTAGACCTTCTTCGCTGCAAATTGTGAGTTCCTCAAGACTTGATGGCACTGGATGTTTCATTGTCTCCGACAAAACTCGAAGGTCGAGAATTCGGTCTTTGGCAACTTGAACACCGTAGGATTCTGAGTTGATTACAGCAAAACGAGTCAGTTTCAAGTTGGAGCCTTGCCTCGGGTCTTCATGCCAGAATAACGTCTAAACAACTTATGCTCAATGCTAAAGCAGTCCAGAACTCTGCCGACAACAAAGTCAACCATATCACTGATATCTTTGGGATCGTGGTAGAAGGCAGGCATGGCGGGAACGACGAAAACTCCCAACTTCGCAGCTGTTAACATGTTGCGCAGGTGAACCACGTTCAAAGGAGTTTCGCGTGGCACAACGACTAATCGTCTTTTTTCCTTCAATGTCACGTCCGCAGCCCTTAGAATGAGGTTGTCGGCGAATCCGTGTGTGATACCCGCTAGGGTTTTCATTGAGCATGGAATTATGACCATGCCGTCAGTTTTGAATGAGCCACTCATCAACGGTGCGGTCAAGTCATCTACGTCGTATGCGCGGTTTGCTAGCTTCTCAATGTCTTTTCTGCCCACTTCAAGTTCGTGTTCGATTACTTTTTCAGCTGCTTTGCTCACGATCAGATGTGTTTCCACTTTCTTCTCTTTCAGCACCTCGAGCAGACGTTTGCCGTAGACAACGCCGCTGGCACCAGAAATAGCAACAACTAGGCGCAAACTCTCTGTGGCACGCACCTTAAACGGCTGTCTGCAGACCAAGAGCTTCTTTCAAATCCGCCCTGCACTGACCAAGTTTTCCTCCGTAGTTGCCCGCGGAGATTCTTAAGACGCCTGGAACCTTAACTGCCGCCTGAATGCCTACAGCCATTGCTCGCTTAATCGAGTCCAAGCTCAAGCCGTCGATTACAATCTCGTACACGCTGTTGATGTTGTCAGGCACCTGGGAGTCCGGCACGAGCTTTTTCAGTTTGGGGCAGAACTGGTGAAAAGTTGAGGCTTTTAGCTTGTATTTCAGTGAGCCAGCTTTTGAGCCTGAGCGGCAAACGCCGCCGGGGAAAGGCAGGATTACTTTCTCGTTCAATTGGCTTATGGCCTTCACAGCTTCTTCAGCCGCGTGTAGACCTGCTTTTTGGCTTTCAGTCATGACTAGGAAGTTTCCGCCTCCGATAGCATTGATGGCTCCAAAACGGTCTTCGACGATGAACTCGCCTTCCATTACTGGAATGCGCCACACTAGGCGCTCAAACATGGTGTCTCTCTTTTGAAAGCCGTCGCCGAAATATCGGAGGCTACGACCTACTTTCATTCTTCTCTTAGACTCTGGCAACGCGTCAAACGCAGCGGTTGTTGGACACGTCATGACGCATTGACCGATTCGCAGGATCATCTGGGATTTCAGGTCGAGTCTGTTGCGGTGGTAGATTTGTATGATGACTCCGGTTCTTCCGTCTGGCGTTTTGTCTGGAGTCGCTGTGCTCTCGATTCCTGCTTCCGCAGGCGACATGATGATCGAGGTTCCGAAGCCTGTGGCAGTTCGAGCTGCGGTTAAAGCCCATTTTTCGTTTTCAGCCGTGATTAAGACTCGCCCAGCCCACATGGGAAACATTTCGGCAAAAGTATCCACAACCTCGACGAATGTATCGGGTCCTGTTGGATATTTGATGGTTTGTGGCTGCATTTTCCTATATCCTTACTTTAGGTTGTTTCTCGTGGTCCTGGTCAGGGTCCTGAGAGCGTGCCTTCAATAAGGTTTCAGTGTCTTTAAGAGTTTCGCTGCTAGGAAAAACCTGCTCTGCGCATCTGTTGAAATAGAAGGACTTCATATGATAGATTGCGTGGTGCTCAGTGCGTCGACATCAATACAGGAGGCTTGTTGAACATGATCAAAGCAGTCATTTTTGACATGGACGGAGTAATTGTCGACAGCGAGCCCATGCACATCGAAGCTGAAAAGCGAATTCTGCTAAAGCATGGAGCCAGAGTGTCAACGGATGAATTGAGGACATATACTGGAACCACAGCTGAATTCGAGTTCACAGATTTGATACAAAAGTACAGGTTGAACACGACGGTAGATAGGCTATTTCGGGAAAAGGAGGCTATCCTCTTCAAGCTGCTGGAGAAAAAAACCAAGCCTACGAAGGGAGTGATTAGACTAATCAAGAGCCTGAAGAAGTGCGGTCTTAGACTCGCAATTGCATCCAGCGGACACAGAAAGCTGGTACAGTATTTTCTGAGGAAACTGAAAATTGCCAGACTCTTCGACTCTGTAGTCTGTGCAGAGGATATTAGTCGAAGTAAGCCTGACCCGGAGATATTCCTGAAAGCAGCAAGGAGCCTTGGCTTGGGTCCCGCTGAGTGCATAGTCATCGAGGACTCCAAACTGGGAGTGGAGGCAGCAAAAAGTGCTGGAATGAAATGCATAGCTTACAGGAACCCGAATAGTGGCAACCAAGACTTGTCAAAAGCCGACATGGTAATCGATGACTTCTCCAAGCCTGACGTTCAAACGGTTGTTTACCCGTATCCTAAAGAGTATGAAGCCTATTGGAAACTTCGTGATGGACGCACGGTTTTGCTGCGACCAATAAAACCCGAAGACGAGCCTTTGTGGTTAGACATGTTTAAGGAGTTCTCGGAAGAAGCCATCCGCTACAGGTTCTTTGAACTCATAAAAGACACGCCACATGAAGTTCGGGCTCGATACTGCAAAATTGACTATAGCCGAGAGATGGCTATTGTAGCTGAGCTAACAGAAGACGGACGCAGGAAAATCTTGGGCGTCGTCAGACTCAGCATAGAATCAGACAGAAAAACCGGGGAAATCGCTTTCATAGTTGCTGACACGTATCAAGGTTTAGGATTAGGCACAAAATTCGTTGAATATATGGTCAAGATTGGTCGTGGTCTCGGGCTGGAAAGCATTTACGGCATAATGTTGCCGGACAATGTCAAGGCTATCAGACTCGCGAAGAAAATGGGTTTCGTAAGCACGCATCTAAAGGACGGCACATTCAAAGTGACACTTGACCTGAAGTGAAAACCCTTCTCTTTAAGACGAAAGCAACGAGGTTAGCAGAAAGCGAGGCAGGGAGCGGCTAAAAGGGGAGAAGGTTTCGTCCAGTTTCGCTTGGGTTTTGCTTCTCCTTGCTTTTCTGGAGTTTCTCCAGCACTA from Candidatus Bathyarchaeia archaeon includes:
- a CDS encoding UbiX family flavin prenyltransferase produces the protein MVCRQPFKVRATESLRLVVAISGASGVVYGKRLLEVLKEKKVETHLIVSKAAEKVIEHELEVGRKDIEKLANRAYDVDDLTAPLMSGSFKTDGMVIIPCSMKTLAGITHGFADNLILRAADVTLKEKRRLVVVPRETPLNVVHLRNMLTAAKLGVFVVPAMPAFYHDPKDISDMVDFVVGRVLDCFSIEHKLFRRYSGMKTRGKAPT
- the fhcD gene encoding formylmethanofuran--tetrahydromethanopterin N-formyltransferase, translating into MQPQTIKYPTGPDTFVEVVDTFAEMFPMWAGRVLITAENEKWALTAARTATGFGTSIIMSPAEAGIESTATPDKTPDGRTGVIIQIYHRNRLDLKSQMILRIGQCVMTCPTTAAFDALPESKRRMKVGRSLRYFGDGFQKRDTMFERLVWRIPVMEGEFIVEDRFGAINAIGGGNFLVMTESQKAGLHAAEEAVKAISQLNEKVILPFPGGVCRSGSKAGSLKYKLKASTFHQFCPKLKKLVPDSQVPDNINSVYEIVIDGLSLDSIKRAMAVGIQAAVKVPGVLRISAGNYGGKLGQCRADLKEALGLQTAV
- a CDS encoding HAD-IA family hydrolase, whose product is MIKAVIFDMDGVIVDSEPMHIEAEKRILLKHGARVSTDELRTYTGTTAEFEFTDLIQKYRLNTTVDRLFREKEAILFKLLEKKTKPTKGVIRLIKSLKKCGLRLAIASSGHRKLVQYFLRKLKIARLFDSVVCAEDISRSKPDPEIFLKAARSLGLGPAECIVIEDSKLGVEAAKSAGMKCIAYRNPNSGNQDLSKADMVIDDFSKPDVQTVVYPYPKEYEAYWKLRDGRTVLLRPIKPEDEPLWLDMFKEFSEEAIRYRFFELIKDTPHEVRARYCKIDYSREMAIVAELTEDGRRKILGVVRLSIESDRKTGEIAFIVADTYQGLGLGTKFVEYMVKIGRGLGLESIYGIMLPDNVKAIRLAKKMGFVSTHLKDGTFKVTLDLK
- a CDS encoding carboxypeptidase regulatory-like domain-containing protein, encoding MPLAYGQSTGTIKGKVKNLKIGTGIENAQVECSGPSHGSTATDAYGNYTITGLAPGPYTIAITALGYVQKTHSTFIYPTMNTPPDFMLNMLSIRGRVHDAASPSTGIAEANITIGEEIRLTNSTGHYEWLDLSNGTYTLMVSAPGYASQTQQVTVSTGNTQLADFASASVPAGRISGTVTDDATRDPVNQATVRVRRGSWEREATTDLNGQYSIENVPAWASWTVDAYKVGYVAQSTTASVQSGATTSLNFALVPFGRITGTVRDQTTNQPIDQALVKADSEFLNTTDANGYYTIFALAGTYTVTASAPGYSSSSQGNIRVRAGGTETVNFLLQSVPPGNIVGNVTDATTGSPIVGATVTADVGYSNITDSDGRYTLSNLPAWTYTVNVSATGFIGDTILRSVPSSGSITADFQLAPFTRIRLEPYVNFGNPGQSFNVNLDVADARFVHSWDAYLWWNPALFDVSTASEGDFLKGEFGNRTTQFSYETYPNEGVIRMRGWSSLATLDSGVSGSGTLALLTLQVKAKGACTIDVTNALLYDPGAMPSFPNAMEDAVFRTLQGDVNNDGTVDKPDLDVVVGLYGSKFGDPSWNASADVNSDHVIDVFDEHRVGRDYGQSI
- a CDS encoding DUF885 domain-containing protein, with amino-acid sequence MSEDQKFEKLNMEMFTKFMEENPTYATFLGLHDPYDWLMSDGSSKNIFKSLKIAEEWIGKMKRTVNYEKLSADHKIDWKVIEQMYEKFKFQIYEQRVWETNPDAFDEVGGVFFIMLTRNYAPMEKRVDAMVARMEKLPKFLEEFRTRFDKSKPVKLWTEIAIESCQQIPGLFQFLVAATKGAISDELHSRLTKAVADLQKPIKDHQEWLNSLLPKTQAEWALGKEKFDKWLKLRGLGMTADEIYKLGTRFLEELKQERDKLAKQIAPGKSVKEVMEVIEANAPKTFEEALKATKVTMEKSRDFIIKSDLATVYPDDKLHVEETPAFMAPIIPFAALIPPAKFDKRQEGIYIVTRPRDIKNLGKHLNYASISGTAVHEGFPGHFLQGAMSNRGSLVRLFAGGNEVIEGWAHYCEEMMTEHGFIKGLESRFMMVNDGIWRAVRIIVDIKLSRGEMAFDEAVDMLMKEAGMSKEAAVAEVRRYTMTPGYPLSYLIGKHLILQLRADIMKRMGKKFSERFFHDTMTANGELPIALLREVFDIRLAELGIG
- a CDS encoding S8 family serine peptidase; translation: MRENKLFAQITIALLTIAIFTALPLVKAPSIVSVGDVEAIPLPPDLTMNQAYPPGQTFTDFVGGMVAFDQDMIDIDQLAHPNSKWYGRGVVVAVLDTGMLPIWNYFFPRNRIVTELGIGFVQDLDTGVITTVPWDDAVSGHGTHVASTIIGYNYRGMPVTGVAPLAKIIPVKVLSFYDYTRQTAWGTSGMVAAGIDYVTSLVTSGMFEPGKVIINMSLGASAPSSDIETSINNAIAAGVIVVASAGNRGASGMGWPGGFPQVISAASSAWTGQWWPIVGGRENRAFWVNDVPEDLMTPAPASILYGTWAGTQAYMSSFSSRALAGQDLDVAASGGWVVGPYWTPAWGPLPSDPSLAYAYVSGTSMSSPHVAGAAALLAEKKGAKLTQSQMEAVLESTAWKAPVTFANSAGFPPATMPYMAIFVSVGPTGYYWTQWANDAVGSGLLQVDAAVAAVGG
- a CDS encoding fumarylacetoacetate hydrolase family protein; its protein translation is MKLTRFAVINSESYGVQVAKDRILDLRVLSETMKHPVPSSLEELTICSEEGLADVEHLIREASGQNKRKATLGLDRARLLAPFVTPPKIVCLGLNYRDHIAEQNAALPDDLVIFMKPRTAIIGPNDTIVKPNFVEKLDYEGELAIIIGKRGKNISLKDTKQHIFGYTCFNDVSARDIQFKDKQWTRGKGCDTFAPTGPCVTTADQIGDPDNLRIRTRVNGEVRQDSSTRNMVFSVTQIVHKLSLIMTLEPCDMIATGTPAGVGFAMKPKPRFLKSGDLVEIEIENVGTLRNRVVKAS